TTTTGTTGCCTTTGGACTGCTCTTCTTCACTTACTAAAACATAAGAGACAGTGCATTTAAAGATCGTTCTTTCCCTTTGAAACAAACACAGGCTGACAATAAAGTGAAGTTATCTGGATCTCCTTCACTTCAACAATTCAAGAGATAGATAACAgatcattccatttttttaaatgatcaaactCATTTACCAGAAGGCTCTGCAGCTGGAAGCTGGCTTTCTTTCGTGTCTGTCACTCTGTCTAGCCACACTCCGAGACACGTCAGCCTGGCCTTAGTGTTTACTTCACAGAGTAAAGATGGGGGAACTttctaaaacaagaaagaaaaattcataacatgggaatttaaaaacaattactcCATAATCAAGTCCTTAatttaaaacactattttccTGAGAATAAAATATGGTTTAGAAGACATCTATTATCTTGATTCATGATTGGTTTGACTACGTCATTCAGAACCAATTTCTGAGAACTCAGAAATTTTAAGTTCACTAAGGAAAGGGACTATGTCTTAttcatttcttgttctttcaACAAAGAACCTTGCACAAAGTGCACTTAACAAATCATATTCACAGAATGTGTTTATGAGAGAACTAAGCATGATAAAGCAAGACAGTGTATGAGAGGGAGACCACCGAAgggaatttaatttttcaattatctcATTCAAAACTATTGTTAGTTCCATAACTGATCAGgaatttccaaaacttttttaaGTAAagcagttttttggttttttttttaacttttatttattttaagtgtgttcttccaggacccctcagctccaagtcaagtaactGTTTCAGCctagtcgtggagggcacagctcacagtggcccatggggggatcgaacggcaaccttgttaagagcactgcactctaacaaCTCAGTTAACTAGCCACCACAGTAATGGCAGTAATTTTATCTAACAAATTTTTACAGAGAGcctcaataaatgaaaaagaagaaagtagcATTTCCCTGATTGAAACAGCAGTTCTGAGATCCTGCCAGCTCAGACTCACCTATTCCAACCACTGAACAGCACTGTGGAACCCTAACTTTAAAACCATGAAATCTCAATCAGGCCTGGAAGAGATATTAAAAGCTTATTAAAGATCTCTGACTTGTGACCCTTAAAAAAAATTGCACCTCCCTTAACTCAAAGTAATACTAATAACAAGACTTGCATTAGAGTATATTTATGTTGTGCTCAGACACTGACCTTATCCTGCTTAAGCTTCCACATTTTGATGAAACCATCACTCGACGCTGTAACAATAACATGATGCTCTGGAATTTCAAAACTGAACATGTCTTTTACCCTAGGATAGAAATATTAACATCATAAAagattctttcttcaaatagCACAATAGTACACACAGTCCTGATTTTTCAATGTTTCAAGTGCTTCCAAACTGCTCCATGAATGTTGCTAAAACATAACTACGCTTCATATCCCATGAGTCAGGGAGTCATTTTTCAGGGTCTAAATTCTAAGATAAAATTGACTGTTAACCATATCTTAAGAAAAAGTTGTAAAGATGACTATAACTATAAATAGTCAGGTTATCGCAAAGGAAACATACTATTTTAAACAAAGCCCCTCACCGCAAGAAACCACAAGTTCAgtacagagagaagaggaagacgAGAAGAATCAAGGCTTCCTCCTGTACAGTCATTCCTCTCATTTCCAGTGCCCCCACCCCTAGTCGAAGTAACTATCATTGTTCTTCTGAACGATAAAGTAGTCTAATTGGTCTCTGCTTTCACTTTTGCCCcctaacaatttttaaaaatgtcaatcaaATCATGTTAGTCCCACGCGTAAAACCCTACGAAGCTCGGATGTGTGTTAGAGTAGCACGGGACAGGAGGGAGTGGCTAGGGATATTCATGGAGCAAGGCCGCCTATAAAAGGACAAGTGCGGAGGCTGGGCGGTGGGTCTGCAGGGGCTGCTTCCTTCAACCGGTCTATCAGCTTGCAAGTTTTCCGTAATAAGAAACACAACAAATTCGACAAAGGCATTTAATGTAAAATCTCAGCTCCTCACGACAACGGCCTACACGGCCGTGCACCATTCGGCTCAATCTGGTCTAGTCTTCTATCTACCAGGTCTTCTATCTGGTCCTAAAATACACCCAGCTCTTCCCTGCCTCAGGATCAGTGTGCCTGCCGTTCTCTCCTGTTAGAAAGAGTTCCTTTTTTATCCCTACGGTCCCACTTCCCCTTCCCTGATCACCTTAACTACGGCCTGTATACTGACTGCATTATTGACAAAGTATTTATCTGAGTATTTACCAAGAAAGATTTCTCAAAACCTATTACGTATTAGGAAAATAAGAACTAAGATGTAGGAGAAcatgcaaataaaacaaactcattaAAGTGTTTAATACATTATCaccttttttcaaaattataggGAAAAAGCAGGAGCAGTCAGATCGAGCTGGGGTAATCTTGGCCACGTCACCTAACTATTTACTCTGAGACTCAGTGTCTACCCCTAGAAATAATGAACAGTAAGAGGCAACAGAGACTGTCACAAAACAGAAGTCAGTAAtgtcatttctttctcctgcaggaaaaacaaatagggtataaaggggggagggagggaggtgaaaAGAGGGAATAAAGCAAAAAGGGAAGACTGGTTGGGATAAAGttcaagattttttccccccGTTCAAATATGGTTCATTCCAGGCCCTAAGTATAATGAAATTATTGGAAAATTGTCTTGTGCAAATGACTAGTCCTGATGACAACTTCACCACTTTTGCATCACTAAAGCCAAGAAGACATTGCCACATaggtatcatatatatatatgcgggTATGTATGTCTCTGCAGTTGTTCATAAAAAACATATACCCTGCTTTATAAAACTATTGCATATATAACACTTATTGGGACTCTACACGTAcacacagaaattgaaaaaaaaacaaaaaacctgttttCATGAGCTTTAAATTCACAGAGGCACGTTAGGGAATCAGTGTCAAAAAACCTTACAATTTCTTCATCTCCAGCCACTGCAAGGACAGACTcctaggagagagaaaaagaacagtatCCAGAATGTCATCAACAGTTCTGACCATCGTGTACACACTAAACTTCTATCACTGATTTCTGACCACTTACTGAAACAAACGTAACAGAAGACACTCGCTTTTCATTTGTGATGATGCCACTAACAGATGCTGTGTCAAGTCGATAGACATCTATGTTATTCAGTATGACAACCACGTATTTCTCTCCTTTTGGGGACCATTCCACTATGTGAGCATctgttaagttaaaaaataaagcttttttaatttcataaataaaaataaaatgatcagtaataatacaaatagcaaatatttattttaaaaaatagcaagtatttattctgtatattttcatATCCATTATCTTACTGAATACTCACAACAAGCTTATGATACATTTTGCATGTTAAATTTTAGACAATAAACTGGGTTCAAAGAACCTTAAAGGTCATAGAGCCGGTAGGTGGCAGAGCCACAGGAACCCCAAtctaaaatgggaagagaaagtaACCAAAAGCGTTTGCTCTCAGAGGTAACCATCATCATGCAAGTACATAAATGTGTATAGGCATCACACAcaagtgtgtgagagtgtgtgtgtgagtgtgtgtgtgtgtattcatattcCACCAAggtattataaaatacattccaaacaaaaatacccactttgttttatattttttatgaatgCCGATCTTCCTTCCACAAGATTCCATGTTCTGCAAAACAAGAAGCTCACTTACGGCATGATCGTTAACTTCTACTACGTGTAAAGGTAAGCATAATGAAGACACACTCAAATGACAATTTACTAGATTCATCGCTATTTAGAAGACCTGCCATCTTCTTATAGTAACATCTGTAATATTTATTATCAAGCAAGATTAACTGGTTAAAGGAGTATTCCCACATGCCTTTATTTTCCAAAGGTTTCACCTCGTAAAACATTTATTAGGACGATGCTCCTCTTTACGTCAAAgcttacaataactgaaatgtaatatacatataaaatgaaatgtaatttgaATACAGAGCTTATCATTTTTTCCTCCCAGTGTGAAAAGGTCCACTAGCTTTCAACCTTTCCTTGTGTCgcagtatttttaaatggctgacaGGTGAGAGACAATACAGAAACAGCATCTACTCACCGTAGTAAAAGATGCCCTGACAGTGGATTCCTGTTGTACTTGGAGAACAAAGACCATCACTTAGTCAAGTTGCTCTTGGGCACAAATGACTTACCTTAACGTCTTATCTGTACCCACAGACAGGGCCAGCTTGCCAGATGGGTGAATAGAAAGGAAGGTCACATGGCCTCTAAAAGGAAACCAACAGTTAGCCCCCAACTTAACTGGCACTTGGAGACCACCCACGGGCAAGAACAGGACTCACCTGTGTGCTTTAATTGACTTCAGGCACTCCCATTTCTTTGCATCCCAGACACAAATGACACCGTCCTCCGCCCCACTGATTAAGTGCCTGTTGCCGTGGAATTTCAGGCAAGTTATTGTGCCTGTGGAGAAACAAAATAGGCAAAAGTAATGTTCATTTTGAATGCAAATTCCATTTCTGGTTTGAAGGCTATGCTGCGGTAAGTAAAACATCCAATGTAAGTATTACTGAAATAAACCTTAATATCTTAagtgaggaaattaatttttttaatataacagttTCAAGcctatacaaatattttcagcaGTTTCTCTTCATATACCTAGGTACAGATTTAAGCTCGTAAGTTCACTTTCATGCTCTAATTCTCCATAATCATAAATTTAGGAGCGAGGTGGTAGAATTGTTTGAGCAGAAGTCAATCAAAACTAACCAGCTAACAGCTAACCTGGGGAACAAGCCGCGACGTACAGCCACGTGACTTCGACTTTCTAAATAGTTAGCTACCCAATCATCCATAAACCAATTATTATTCCAGAGCTGATTTTGATTTGACTTTTCCATAGTTCTGATTCAGTCATAAGAACTTAAAATGTTACACTCTTCCACTGTGCCCTCTATAATCTCCTTCCTATAGTTAACAAATTTTCCTAcatcttttcaatttcttcacaaaaCACTCCACTCCCCTACACGTAAACCGAAGTCTGGATCTCCCATGAATTTCCCCTACAGCTCTTGAGACTGGGAGATACGTTCATTGTCCTCAAATATTAAAAGGCTGAAGGGAGGTGAAGTGATGGAAGAGCCCAGCATTTCTCTAGCTCCCCAAAGCAGTCCCTGCCATTATTCATTTATCCTCGAGTGAAATTCCCCATCTTTTGAAGCTTGTCAGCAGCGTAGCCGCCCTATAGCTCAGGGGTGAGCAAAACTGTCTGCAGAACAAATGTGGCCCGTGGCTTGTTTTTGTAAGCgcagttttactggaacacagcacAGCCTCTCTCATTCAGTTACACAACGCCTATGGCTGCTTTGCACCACAATGGCACAGGCGAGTCATCCTAACAGGGACCACATGGCCACTAAGCCTAAGTATTTACTATTTTGTCATTTACAGAATGTGAAACCGGGTCATTATTGCTCATCTGCACACCTCCTGGTCAATTCTTTACATTACCCTTTATATTGAAAGAGCCAAAGATCTCTAATGCGTAATTTTGCACCCCCCAAAACTGCACTAAGACTATATGGGCTTACATACCACCATCTCAAAGTGGGAGGCTTTGGCTATCTCTGCCTGTGTTTTCCTCCTTACCgattatcttatttatttggcTTTAATTTTGCTTTCCCACATCTACTCCATCAGCCCATGACTCCATCTGCTCTCTGGAAAAGAGCTTATCTATTACCAACTGTTAGAAAACCACGATTAATacgaggaaggaaggaaggaaattgtgGGCCCTACTTCATTCGACCCCCATCCAAACTCCTTCTAAGTTCCTTTCTTATTGTTGAAATACAATAAGGGTTTGGACACACCAgctttgtttaaattatttctttcaagcCTTAGAAAGAGAGCTTTTCTTGTATGAACGGGGAGtagaagacagagaggaaaaggaacgTATGTTGAAATCACTCAAAGCCTAGCTTCTGTGTAAAACAAGACACTTGTCAAAGTAGCTAAGAACCACCTAATAAAAGAAAGACACTGATCACTCCAAATTTACTGCTAGACAACCACGCTTGGTGTGGCACTTCTGAAATATATGACGACCGGGTAGGAAAAACGGCACCTGTCTTATCTGCCTTTAATTGCAGGAAACTAACTTCCTTGGCTGTGTTTCCCTAAACTAAGTACATATCTAATTGATTCTACTATTTTGAGTTCTTCCTTTCCACTTTCCAGAATACATGGGCTCTAGACCTAGGTTCAAGTTCTAGTTCCAttgttctgtgaccttgaacaagttatgAAACATCTTTGAAccaagatttttctcttctctaaactGAAGATATAGCGGTACCTTCTTGGCACACTGCTGGTGCACGATACCCTCAGTAAAATCAGCTATCAAAATGCTGCctgctctgcctggaatgtcctttctccctctttgcaAACTTCAGCTGGCTACCAACTGATATTTCTCTTTTAAGGTAATTCAGATGTCATTTTAAGGAAGTTTTTAGTGAAaattcatttcttcccttccctcaaCTGAGTAAAGTGCCTCCCAATACAAACTGTAAACAACTTAAGGACAAAGAatcccatttttctcatttctgtatttcctaGCACAGAACGTGCTTAATGAACTCTAGAGATCTGTAAAGGAATAACGCCTCAACATTGTTATCTAAAAGGGTATCATTTTCTTACCATTGTGATGCACTAGAGATCCATGGTCTATCTTCTTTTTCATGTCATAAATGTGAATTGTTTCATCTTTGCTCCCAGTGACTACGAAACGACTATTTACAGCCACTGCTGACAAGGAGGCAGTGTGCGCATGGTGAGTAAAGTCAGCCACAGGAGTCCATTTCTGCTGCGGAGTGAAACACACACTCAATGTCACAATCATTATCATAGTTCTCTAGAAACAGGTAAGTGGTTCCACGATCCACGAGGGCTACCAAAGGATCCTACAAATGGAGAAAACCATGCAATGATATTTAGATGAAAACAAAGAGCCCAAGAACTGAACTAGAAAGCTGAAGCAAGATGGGACTGCGACGCTAGGTATGGTGACTCCAAAACAATTACGGAGACCAGACTACAGAGACGTGAAGGTCCCATCCAACTCCTTCACTCcttattatatttacttatatgtgAGACTCACatactgttcattcattcaaatgttCACCTTTTGATCTGAATTTATTCACCCAAATACTAAATGACTATTATGTGCCTAGTATCATTTTAGGTAGTTGATATATAGCAGTGAACACAAGATACAAAAGTCCTTATTCTAATGGAGCTGGCATCCctgtgggagagacagacaataaacaaattaatatgaTGATACATAGATACAAGTATAATGACAAGtcctataaagaaaaataaacagattcaGAGTATGTTTCATTGGTATGAATATAAGCCCTAGAGCATGACCAATGAGGTCTCAAGAACTCTACACTTACTGACACGTAACTTTTGGGTTGTATGAGTGTGATTGAGTGCACACACACCTCTCAAATTGAAGGAGATGCATCAAGAACTATTAGCGAAAAGAACAaaccaaggaaggaaaaaaacaccaaaatttgTTTGAACACACTTCAGATGTGTTACTGCAAATTCCTAAATAACTACAGCAACAAATAGCTCTTCTGTCAATGAAAACCAAGGGGAGCCTCTTTTGAGTAAAGGCACAATATTCCCGAGGGTCTGCTATGACCATACATCAAAAAATAACCCTTGCTTGTGCATATTACAGAAGGAATGTTGGTTATCTGGGCTATCTGTCTAAGTTTAGAAGAAATACTGGGTAATGGTTAGGAGCTTCAAGTGTCAGAGACACCTAGGCATTTGAGTCCCAAGTCTGCCAAAtatcagctgtgtggccttgggcaggtcacttaacctATCTTAACTTCAggttcctcattttaaaatagggaCAACTGTATCTGCCTCAGAGGATTGTTGAGGACTACCTGTGTCTGTAGTAAGCAACACTACTACAAAGAGAATAGAATCAGTAGCATCagctttaaatattcaaaaaatgtcATCTTTCAGCCAAAGACACATTAATaaccagagaagaaaacaaaataaacaaaagcaattagTCAAGTCATATACTTCCAATTTTCTGGTTAATTCAAGACTGGCACCTTGACTTCTCCAGAAAGAAACTCACAGTGAAACAGGTTTTGAAGCGATACCTGGGATTGCTTAAGGGTAAAAATTGTCCTGGGCTAAAAGATCTTATTTCTAATCCTGGGTATATCCTAACTATCTGTTTAACTAATagcaatttacttaattttttattcacACGTCCAGTTAAAATGCTTGTATTTCGTTGTAAtttctttccatgtatttgtcTCCCAGTCCTCTCTCCCCCCTTATGTCGGGAAGATCTCTAGTTGCAGGATCCATACCTTTGGCTTCTTTACAACTTCACTGcaaataatggccccaaagtaaGGGTCCAATAATAATGAATTCgtgtcattttcttcatcaacGAGGGATTTATCTTGAtccagttctaatattttttaaaactcaggacAGAAACTTAGTGAAAAAGCGAACTGTTCCTCCTTAAATCCTGAACATCAAAACTGGCTGTCAACTTACGGGAGCGACCTTTACATACTCTACGACTCATTTGCCAGTTTGCAGAAATGCCAGCTTCCTTCGTGCACCGTGGTCAAAAATGTCCCCGATAACAGACATTATCTCGTTTTATGAAATGCCTActccatgttttaaaaagctaactTGTACTTAAGTCTCCTGAGTTTGATTCGTCCATTACTCCCTAAGAGATCATACAGTTTACCTCGGTCCTGGGGAAGCACACCAGACCTTTTTCCGCCCACACCTGCGGCGGGCCCTCGCCACTTACCTCGTGATCGCCGCTCGCCTTGGACTCCGGGTGTACAGCGAACCCAAAAAGGACCTGCTCGTAGCAACCAGCAACGAGCTCCATTCAGCAGCGCACGTGCCTCTGCTGCGAGTCGCCCTCAGCCTACGGAGCACACACGAAAGGGGATGCCAGCGGAAGAGGGCCCTTCCTCCGTCGGCGCTCAAATGACGTCATGGCCTCAGGGCTGCCTTTTAAGCGCCTGCATCAGTGGAAACGGTTTCAGCACTCGAAGATGACGCGAAGTTTCCAAGAGGAGACTAATGAAGGACTCCACATGAGGAGGTTCTCAttgctatgagaaaaaaaatgggggcaaGCAGGCATATTCTAGGCAGCTATGAGGTGGGCGCTGAAGGGAGTGGGCGGGACATCCTCGACGAAAGCCCCTCCTTTCCGTGACGTCTAAGGAAGGGGCGTGGCAGCTCCTGGCCGGGGCGGGGTTCCTCGCCGTGTGGTGGTGTTAGTGTGGATTCCTTTTTAATGTGGGCTGTGTGAGGTAGGAGTTAGGTTTCCTTTTCGTGCGGGGACCAGTGGAATGAGCCTTTCTGTCTCACACTGTCTCGTAGCGGGGCGAAGAGGGGGTGGGATTTAGGTTCCCGGTTATGAGCGGGCGGCGAAGTCCGGGCCCTGGAAGGTCGCTTCGCGTGTTCCCCGCCGCCCAGGCCAGATAGTCCCGCCCTGCACACCTTTCCTTCCAGCTTGGTTCGTTCGACTAACCCTGGGGTCCAGTTGGCCCGTGTTGCGGCACGtactggggagagagaaggacgCTTTGCCTGAAGGGTGTAGACAGACTGATTTGAGGAAGAAAGGCGCAGTCATTCTTGGTGAGCGTTGCAGAAGGAAATCTGATCTATTTAAGTTTCACCACCTCCCCAGTGAGGTGTCAAGTCAAACGTAAATAAAAGCAAGATGGCCTTAATTTACACTGGAGATTGTCACAAGCTTTAGAGATTCAGGGACGTGTTAGAAATCACATCTTCGCACAAATTTCCAGTAGAATAAATCTTGGCACGTATAATTCTATCCTGAGCGTCATACATCACAGGTGGATTTGACAAGCAGGATGCGTACGTCAGTGTCAATTCTTCGGACCCCATTTCGTGCTAATCCTGTCGGAGTGTCAGTAGGAATTGTCAGTACGGAGTGAACTCAGGTTCCATTGATGCTGCGTCTGGTAGACATGATTGCACTTTGGATGCTTTGGTTGTCACTGCAACTCAAGGAAGGCCTTGTCTTATGTGTCCTTTGGTGACTCCACATGTGAACACTCCCCAGGCACTGAAACGCTGGTG
The Rhinolophus ferrumequinum isolate MPI-CBG mRhiFer1 chromosome 9, mRhiFer1_v1.p, whole genome shotgun sequence genome window above contains:
- the PAK1IP1 gene encoding p21-activated protein kinase-interacting protein 1 isoform X2 — encoded protein: MELVAGCYEQVLFGFAVHPESKASGDHEKWTPVADFTHHAHTASLSAVAVNSRFVVTGSKDETIHIYDMKKKIDHGSLVHHNGTITCLKFHGNRHLISGAEDGVICVWDAKKWECLKSIKAHRGHVTFLSIHPSGKLALSVGTDKTLRTWNLVEGRSAFIKNIKQNAHIVEWSPKGEKYVVVILNNIDVYRLDTASVSGIITNEKRVSSVTFVSESVLAVAGDEEIVRFFDTDSLTCLCEFKAHENRVKDMFSFEIPEHHVIVTASSDGFIKMWKLKQDKKVPPSLLCEVNTKARLTCLGVWLDRVTDTKESQLPAAEPSVSEEEQSKGNKKESGDTVQEEERQSKPNTKKCGLTGVSNKPTKGSSQVLTKKRKMVEKLEKKKRKKEKIRMMQ
- the PAK1IP1 gene encoding p21-activated protein kinase-interacting protein 1 isoform X1 codes for the protein MELVAGCYEQVLFGFAVHPESKASGDHEQKWTPVADFTHHAHTASLSAVAVNSRFVVTGSKDETIHIYDMKKKIDHGSLVHHNGTITCLKFHGNRHLISGAEDGVICVWDAKKWECLKSIKAHRGHVTFLSIHPSGKLALSVGTDKTLRTWNLVEGRSAFIKNIKQNAHIVEWSPKGEKYVVVILNNIDVYRLDTASVSGIITNEKRVSSVTFVSESVLAVAGDEEIVRFFDTDSLTCLCEFKAHENRVKDMFSFEIPEHHVIVTASSDGFIKMWKLKQDKKVPPSLLCEVNTKARLTCLGVWLDRVTDTKESQLPAAEPSVSEEEQSKGNKKESGDTVQEEERQSKPNTKKCGLTGVSNKPTKGSSQVLTKKRKMVEKLEKKKRKKEKIRMMQ